In Clostridium sp. DL-VIII, the following proteins share a genomic window:
- a CDS encoding gluconate 5-dehydrogenase, which translates to MDIIKNFSLEGKIALVTGASYGIGFAIAKSYGEAGATIVFNDINQELVDKGLKAYEEAGLKAYGYVCDVTDEEAVQALVAKIEKEVGVIDILVNNAGIIKRIPMLEMKAEDFRKVIDVDLNAPFIVSKAVIPGMIKKGHGKIINICSMMSELGRETVSAYAAAKGGLKMLTRNIASEYGEYNIQCNGIGPGYIETPQTAPLRELQPDGSRHPFDQFIIAKTPAARWGTAEDLTGPAIFLASNASDFVNGHVLYVDGGILAYIGKQPQ; encoded by the coding sequence ATGGATATAATCAAAAATTTTTCATTAGAAGGTAAAATAGCATTAGTAACAGGTGCATCATATGGGATTGGATTTGCTATAGCAAAATCTTATGGAGAAGCAGGAGCTACAATAGTATTTAATGATATTAATCAAGAATTAGTTGATAAAGGATTAAAGGCATATGAAGAAGCTGGTTTAAAGGCATATGGTTACGTATGTGATGTTACAGATGAGGAAGCAGTACAAGCATTAGTTGCAAAGATAGAAAAGGAAGTTGGAGTTATTGATATTCTTGTAAATAATGCAGGTATAATCAAACGTATTCCAATGCTTGAAATGAAGGCAGAAGATTTTAGAAAAGTTATAGATGTAGATTTAAATGCTCCATTTATAGTTTCTAAGGCAGTAATTCCTGGAATGATTAAAAAAGGACATGGAAAAATAATAAATATCTGCTCTATGATGAGTGAACTTGGAAGAGAAACAGTTTCAGCTTATGCAGCAGCTAAAGGTGGACTTAAGATGTTAACAAGAAACATTGCATCTGAATATGGTGAATATAACATCCAATGTAACGGAATTGGACCTGGTTATATAGAGACACCACAAACTGCTCCATTAAGAGAACTTCAACCAGATGGTTCAAGACATCCATTTGATCAATTTATAATTGCAAAAACTCCAGCAGCACGTTGGGGAACAGCAGAAGATTTAACAGGACCAGCTATATTTTTAGCATCTAATGCATCAGACTTTGTAAATGGTCATGTATTATATGTAGACGGTGGAATCCTAGCTTACATTGGAAAACAACCACAATAA
- a CDS encoding RpiB/LacA/LacB family sugar-phosphate isomerase, with the protein MKIALINENSQAAKNELIYETLKKVVEPKGHEVFNYGMYSAEDSAQLTYVQNGILAAILLNSGAADYVVTGCGTGEGAMLACNSFPGVLCGHIVDPSDAYMFAQINDGNAIALPFAKGFGWGAELNLEYIFEKLFQGESGQGYPKERVVPEQRNKKILDEVKKITHRDMVTILKEIDQDLLKGAVSGEKFKEYFFNNCKCKEIEEYIKGIL; encoded by the coding sequence ATGAAGATTGCTTTAATTAATGAAAACAGTCAAGCAGCGAAAAATGAGCTTATATATGAGACACTTAAAAAGGTAGTAGAACCAAAAGGACATGAAGTATTCAATTATGGAATGTACAGTGCAGAAGATAGCGCACAATTAACATACGTTCAAAATGGGATTTTAGCAGCTATTCTTTTAAATTCAGGAGCAGCTGATTATGTAGTTACTGGATGTGGGACAGGAGAAGGTGCAATGCTTGCATGTAATTCATTCCCAGGAGTATTATGTGGTCACATAGTAGATCCTTCAGATGCTTATATGTTTGCACAAATCAATGATGGAAATGCAATAGCATTACCGTTTGCAAAAGGATTTGGATGGGGAGCAGAACTAAACTTAGAGTATATCTTTGAAAAGTTATTTCAAGGAGAAAGTGGTCAAGGATATCCAAAGGAAAGAGTTGTTCCAGAGCAAAGAAATAAAAAGATATTAGATGAGGTTAAGAAAATAACACATAGAGATATGGTAACAATTTTAAAGGAAATAGATCAGGATTTACTAAAAGGTGCTGTAAGCGGAGAAAAATTCAAAGAGTATTTCTTTAATAATTGTAAATGCAAGGAAATAGAAGAGTATATTAAAGGTATATTGTAA
- a CDS encoding sugar kinase: MLDVITIGDAMIAMCPQEKGPIIFCDTFKRKTGGAELNVAIGCARLGLKSGWISRLGNDDFGKYILKTVRGEGIDTSEVELVDGHPTSVYFREVLSDGSSRSFYYRENSPTSTMKSEELNEEYFKQSKVLHITGVFPSITKNNQEIILEAVKLAKKHNLTVSFDPNIRLKMWTKEEAKAYIEKLLPDVDILLVGDEEIEILLGETTIEDAIKTFHGYGIDKVIVKKGAKGALGSDGKNVYEVEAIKPKALVDTVGAGDGFAAGFLTAFCEGKTLEECVKFANAVGSLVVGVEGDNEGLPNYEDVLVHLGQAKKIER, from the coding sequence ATGCTAGATGTAATTACTATAGGGGATGCAATGATTGCAATGTGCCCTCAGGAGAAAGGCCCAATAATATTCTGTGATACGTTTAAAAGGAAAACTGGTGGAGCGGAATTAAATGTAGCAATAGGATGTGCGAGATTAGGATTAAAATCAGGCTGGATAAGCAGACTTGGTAATGATGATTTTGGGAAGTACATATTAAAAACTGTAAGAGGAGAGGGCATTGACACTTCAGAGGTTGAACTTGTAGATGGACATCCAACTTCAGTTTATTTTAGAGAAGTTTTATCTGATGGATCTAGCAGATCATTTTATTATAGAGAAAATTCACCAACAAGCACGATGAAAAGTGAAGAGTTAAATGAAGAATATTTTAAGCAGTCAAAAGTACTTCATATTACTGGTGTATTTCCATCTATAACTAAAAATAATCAGGAAATTATATTAGAAGCAGTAAAATTAGCGAAAAAACACAATTTAACTGTATCTTTTGATCCTAATATAAGATTGAAAATGTGGACAAAGGAAGAAGCAAAGGCATATATAGAAAAATTACTGCCTGATGTTGATATTCTTCTTGTTGGGGATGAAGAAATAGAAATTCTACTAGGAGAAACAACTATAGAAGATGCAATAAAAACATTCCATGGTTATGGAATAGACAAAGTTATTGTTAAAAAAGGAGCTAAAGGAGCACTAGGTTCAGATGGCAAGAATGTATATGAAGTAGAAGCTATTAAGCCTAAAGCTTTAGTTGACACTGTAGGTGCGGGAGATGGCTTTGCAGCAGGATTTTTAACAGCATTTTGTGAAGGTAAAACTTTAGAAGAATGTGTTAAGTTTGCAAATGCAGTTGGCTCTTTAGTTGTAGGTGTAGAAGGCGATAATGAAGGATTACCTAACTATGAAGATGTATTAGTTCATTTAGGACAAGCAAAAAAAATAGAACGCTAA
- the eda gene encoding bifunctional 4-hydroxy-2-oxoglutarate aldolase/2-dehydro-3-deoxy-phosphogluconate aldolase — MFEKIYNTLKEEKAVAVVRTKTYDEAKEISIAAIKGGMKIIEVTMSVPDAPKLIKELKEEYKDACVGAGTVLSTEAADACIENGADFIVSPCVDEEVITHIIAKKALVIPGLMTMSELNKVYKLGLRFIKVFPGNVVGKGFIGGAKSIFPDLNIMPTGGVNKDNITEWITTGADCSGIGSDLNKAYKNGGAAGVTEYCAEVMSKVKSL, encoded by the coding sequence ATGTTTGAAAAAATTTATAACACATTAAAAGAAGAAAAAGCAGTAGCAGTTGTTAGAACTAAGACATATGATGAGGCGAAAGAAATAAGTATCGCTGCTATTAAAGGCGGAATGAAGATTATAGAAGTAACTATGAGTGTGCCAGATGCACCTAAGTTAATAAAAGAATTAAAAGAAGAATATAAGGATGCTTGTGTTGGAGCTGGAACTGTATTAAGCACAGAAGCAGCAGATGCATGTATTGAAAATGGTGCGGACTTTATTGTTTCTCCATGTGTTGATGAAGAAGTTATCACTCATATAATTGCTAAAAAAGCATTAGTAATTCCAGGATTAATGACAATGTCAGAATTAAATAAGGTTTATAAATTAGGTTTAAGATTTATAAAAGTATTCCCAGGAAATGTTGTAGGAAAAGGTTTCATAGGTGGAGCAAAATCAATATTCCCAGACCTTAACATAATGCCTACTGGTGGAGTAAATAAAGATAATATAACTGAATGGATTACTACAGGAGCAGATTGTAGCGGAATTGGTAGTGATTTAAACAAAGCATACAAAAATGGTGGTGCTGCAGGAGTAACAGAATACTGTGCAGAAGTTATGAGCAAAGTAAAAAGTTTATAA
- a CDS encoding response regulator transcription factor produces MDKRVKILVVEDENDINNLICSILERKGYRARAAFSGTEALMCIENERWEMILLDLMIPGISGEEVILKIREITKAPIIVVSAKTAKKTRLELLEKGADDFICKPFDPDEVIARVNSNLRRYLEFSSAEEKKDNIISYKDIRLDMESKEVKVGNVIITLTSREFSILELLLRNPSKVYSKANIFESIWGEEYLGDDNTVNVHMSRLRNKLSRAGNNGQDYIETIWAMGYRLKK; encoded by the coding sequence ATGGATAAGAGAGTTAAGATTTTAGTAGTGGAAGATGAAAATGACATTAATAATTTGATTTGCAGTATTCTTGAGAGAAAGGGATATAGAGCCAGAGCTGCTTTCTCTGGAACAGAAGCTTTAATGTGCATTGAAAATGAGAGGTGGGAGATGATTTTATTAGATTTGATGATTCCCGGAATCAGTGGAGAGGAAGTCATTCTAAAAATAAGGGAAATAACAAAGGCTCCAATAATTGTTGTAAGTGCAAAGACTGCTAAAAAAACTAGGTTAGAGTTATTGGAGAAAGGTGCTGATGATTTTATTTGTAAGCCTTTTGATCCAGATGAAGTAATTGCAAGAGTTAATTCTAATTTAAGAAGATATTTAGAATTTTCTTCAGCTGAAGAAAAGAAAGATAATATTATAAGTTATAAAGACATTAGGTTAGATATGGAAAGTAAGGAAGTAAAAGTGGGAAACGTCATTATCACGCTGACCTCAAGAGAGTTTTCAATATTGGAGTTGTTATTGAGGAATCCTAGTAAGGTGTATAGTAAAGCTAATATTTTTGAAAGTATTTGGGGAGAGGAATACTTAGGGGATGATAATACTGTGAATGTACATATGAGCAGATTAAGAAATAAATTATCAAGGGCGGGTAATAATGGACAAGATTACATAGAAACAATTTGGGCAATGGGGTATAGGTTGAAAAAGTAA
- a CDS encoding ATP-binding cassette domain-containing protein, with protein MNEYIVKADNITKVYKRKKVLDNISIKIKKGDIYGFIGKNGAGKTTMIRVITGLAAPNEGQVQLFGHSDEKEIVKQRSRMGTLIDSAAIYLNMTAKENLELIRIQRGIPGTKCIDEALKSVGLNDIEKKKTKNFSLGMKQRLGIAMALLSDPEVLILDEPINGVDPVGIKEIRELLLKLNKERGTTILISSHILTELTQICNIYAFINDGKLIEEITASELADKSRNYLHLKVKDSSEVSLILENELGIKDYEVFSDNIIRIYDEFDGEKITLALAKHEIGVKEIMQMGESLEDYFFKLVGGKCND; from the coding sequence ATGAATGAATATATAGTTAAAGCAGATAATATCACCAAGGTATACAAGAGGAAGAAAGTATTAGATAATATATCGATAAAGATAAAAAAAGGTGATATATATGGTTTTATAGGTAAAAATGGAGCTGGAAAGACGACTATGATAAGAGTAATTACTGGGCTTGCTGCACCAAATGAAGGACAGGTTCAGTTGTTTGGACATAGTGATGAAAAGGAGATTGTAAAGCAAAGAAGCAGGATGGGTACATTAATAGACTCGGCAGCAATTTATCTTAATATGACAGCAAAGGAAAACCTTGAGCTTATTAGAATTCAAAGAGGAATTCCAGGAACAAAATGCATTGATGAAGCTTTAAAGTCAGTAGGGCTTAATGATATTGAAAAAAAGAAAACCAAAAACTTCTCATTGGGAATGAAACAAAGGTTAGGTATTGCAATGGCATTATTAAGTGACCCGGAAGTTTTGATTTTAGACGAGCCTATCAATGGAGTAGATCCAGTTGGAATAAAGGAAATAAGAGAACTTCTACTTAAATTAAATAAAGAAAGAGGAACAACAATTCTAATATCAAGTCATATATTGACTGAACTTACTCAAATTTGTAACATATACGCCTTTATTAATGATGGAAAATTAATTGAAGAAATAACTGCGAGTGAGTTAGCAGATAAATCTAGGAATTACCTTCATTTAAAAGTAAAGGATTCCTCAGAGGTTTCACTTATTTTAGAAAATGAGCTTGGAATAAAAGATTACGAAGTTTTCTCAGATAATATTATAAGAATATATGATGAATTTGATGGAGAAAAGATTACGCTGGCTTTAGCTAAACATGAGATAGGGGTTAAAGAAATAATGCAGATGGGTGAATCATTAGAAGATTATTTCTTTAAATTAGTTGGAGGTAAATGTAATGATTAA
- a CDS encoding ABC transporter permease, with translation MINLIRGEFYKLRKSKYFIGMITLAFAFGFLLMIFWDHEREMNQSYESITLNGAYVLTDGDGFCAIILGNFLFALLALGFIVKDFKSSNITKSFVYGYKRTQVLLSKILVTMLFSLLLEIIYISVLVSYVSLMHGFCDSLNLDTILALVRIIILGIMYNLATVSIIFMTAIITKSNFCTIVAPFVLIISFQYAFPNGKYPYVSHILYYLPYIAGMHAMVRFASLFEIIKCIISSIITFIITIGGSILFVKYEDIK, from the coding sequence ATGATTAATTTAATTAGAGGAGAATTTTATAAATTAAGGAAAAGTAAATATTTCATTGGAATGATAACTTTAGCATTTGCGTTTGGATTTTTACTCATGATTTTTTGGGATCATGAAAGAGAAATGAATCAGAGTTATGAAAGCATTACATTAAATGGAGCATATGTTTTAACAGATGGGGATGGGTTTTGTGCAATTATTTTAGGAAATTTTCTCTTTGCACTCCTTGCCTTAGGATTTATAGTGAAAGATTTTAAAAGTAGTAATATAACTAAGAGTTTTGTTTATGGATATAAAAGAACTCAAGTATTGTTAAGTAAAATTCTTGTGACAATGCTATTTTCTTTACTTTTAGAAATAATATATATATCAGTTTTAGTCAGTTATGTTTCATTGATGCACGGTTTTTGTGATTCATTGAATCTGGATACTATTTTAGCATTAGTTAGGATAATTATTCTTGGAATAATGTATAATTTAGCAACAGTATCAATAATATTTATGACAGCTATAATAACGAAGAGTAATTTTTGTACAATTGTTGCACCTTTTGTATTAATTATCTCATTTCAGTATGCTTTTCCAAATGGTAAATATCCATATGTTTCGCATATATTGTACTATTTACCTTATATAGCAGGAATGCATGCAATGGTGAGATTTGCATCTCTATTTGAAATTATTAAATGTATAATATCATCAATCATAACTTTTATAATAACAATTGGAGGAAGCATTTTATTTGTAAAATATGAGGATATTAAATAA
- a CDS encoding HAMP domain-containing sensor histidine kinase, with product MYLLIAILLMLIILVIIMNFKLFFYKKQIQDITIQVKEFRERKTNRKVNIKIADKNIEGLAFEINEYLELYKRNEQEKIAVKNTLKQGIANMSHDLRTPLTSIIGYLKLLENDEIDRETALNVLRNKTDKLNVLINDFFELASIESDDYELNMTKINLTNIVHEELLSFYEVFESKGVNPKINILDKPIFIVGDKDSLERIIDNLLSNTLKYAEGDIEINLEEVKNEAVLKISNICTNMNQEDILHIFDRFYMADQVRKGQGTGLGLSIVKSLMEKMNGNIIANLEENNISLICEWNAIDTQNRD from the coding sequence ATGTATTTATTAATTGCTATTTTATTAATGCTAATTATACTAGTAATAATTATGAATTTTAAGTTGTTTTTTTATAAGAAGCAGATACAAGATATTACAATTCAAGTTAAGGAATTTAGAGAGAGAAAAACAAATAGGAAGGTTAATATTAAAATAGCAGATAAAAACATAGAAGGCTTAGCTTTTGAGATTAATGAATATTTAGAACTTTATAAGAGAAATGAACAGGAAAAAATAGCGGTTAAAAATACTTTAAAGCAAGGAATAGCTAACATGTCACATGATTTAAGAACTCCATTGACATCAATAATAGGATATTTAAAGTTACTTGAAAATGACGAGATAGATAGGGAAACTGCGTTAAATGTACTTAGGAATAAAACTGATAAGCTAAATGTACTTATAAATGACTTTTTTGAATTAGCATCCATAGAAAGTGATGATTATGAATTAAACATGACAAAGATAAATTTAACCAATATAGTACATGAAGAACTTCTATCTTTTTATGAAGTGTTTGAAAGTAAAGGAGTTAATCCCAAGATAAATATTTTAGATAAACCAATCTTTATAGTGGGAGATAAAGATAGTTTAGAGCGAATAATAGATAATTTACTTTCAAACACATTAAAGTATGCTGAAGGAGATATTGAAATAAATTTAGAAGAAGTTAAAAATGAGGCTGTTTTAAAAATCTCAAATATATGTACAAATATGAACCAGGAAGATATATTACATATATTTGATAGATTTTACATGGCAGATCAGGTGAGAAAAGGACAAGGAACAGGACTTGGATTATCAATTGTCAAAAGTTTAATGGAAAAAATGAATGGTAATATAATAGCAAATCTTGAAGAAAATAATATTTCACTAATATGTGAATGGAACGCTATAGATACCCAGAATAGAGACTAG
- a CDS encoding ABC-ATPase domain-containing protein encodes MKNLEELKIELDRIDGKSYKLYKNIEGQYDFENYILSIDHVQGDPFAAPSRIRVIVNQKMAGFPKELFNSKNKNIAAADYLTREFYYNINKCSERIFGSGKSGLIVISKCHQQILERTSIIIDNDKLEARFYVGFPARGRSVLAKELEKILYNVIPNIVEKTLIYKNINSEKMINRVKLMEDQECIREELYKRDLIAFIANGSILPRESGISSRPLKNGKVFISPKELEVEFNTQSKGTIKGMGIKKGITLIVGGGYHGKSTLLRALELGVYNHIEGDGREFVITDRSALKVRAEDNRCVTKTDISLFINNLPNEKNTTEFCTENASGSTSQAANIIEGIESGSRVLLIDEDTSATNFMMRDELMQKLVSKEKEPITPFIEVVKPLYEQKGISTIMVVGSCGDFFDVADCVIQMDNYETKDVTKEAKELSSGQIIKRINDRNLKINISFNRVVKKGTIQAGEKGIKIKTIGLDVISINKEEINLRAVEQIVDNEQLNAIGSIMKWAEDNIVDKNLSLEKFVDKIINEIDKNGLLFIERVKGGNGSLAIPRKQEIMAAYNRYRKLKM; translated from the coding sequence ATGAAAAACTTAGAAGAATTAAAAATAGAATTAGATAGAATTGATGGGAAAAGTTATAAGCTATATAAGAACATAGAAGGGCAATATGATTTTGAAAATTATATATTGAGCATAGATCATGTTCAAGGTGACCCTTTTGCTGCACCGTCTAGAATTAGAGTGATAGTAAATCAAAAAATGGCGGGATTTCCAAAGGAGCTTTTTAATAGTAAGAATAAAAATATTGCAGCAGCAGACTATTTAACAAGAGAATTTTACTACAATATAAATAAGTGTAGTGAAAGAATTTTTGGCTCAGGAAAGAGTGGCTTAATAGTTATAAGTAAATGCCATCAGCAAATCTTAGAAAGAACTTCAATAATTATAGATAATGATAAGCTAGAAGCAAGGTTCTATGTTGGGTTTCCTGCAAGAGGCAGGAGCGTTTTAGCAAAGGAACTTGAAAAAATTTTATATAATGTTATACCAAATATTGTTGAGAAAACTTTGATATATAAAAACATCAATAGTGAAAAGATGATAAATAGAGTAAAGCTAATGGAAGATCAGGAATGCATAAGAGAAGAGCTATATAAAAGAGACCTAATTGCATTCATTGCCAATGGATCAATTTTACCTAGAGAAAGTGGAATATCTTCGAGACCATTAAAAAATGGGAAAGTATTTATTTCACCTAAGGAATTAGAAGTGGAGTTTAATACGCAAAGTAAAGGTACAATTAAAGGAATGGGAATAAAAAAGGGAATAACGCTTATAGTTGGAGGAGGATATCATGGTAAATCCACATTATTAAGAGCTTTAGAACTTGGCGTTTATAATCATATTGAGGGTGATGGAAGAGAATTTGTAATAACAGATAGATCTGCACTGAAAGTGAGAGCAGAAGATAATAGATGTGTAACAAAAACAGATATATCGTTATTTATAAATAATCTGCCAAATGAAAAAAATACTACAGAATTCTGTACAGAGAATGCAAGTGGAAGCACCTCGCAGGCAGCTAATATAATAGAAGGAATAGAAAGTGGCAGCAGGGTATTATTAATAGATGAAGATACTTCAGCTACTAACTTTATGATGAGAGATGAGTTAATGCAAAAGCTAGTTTCAAAAGAAAAGGAACCAATAACACCATTTATTGAAGTAGTTAAGCCTTTATATGAACAAAAAGGAATCTCAACAATAATGGTAGTTGGAAGCTGTGGAGATTTTTTTGATGTAGCAGATTGCGTGATTCAAATGGATAATTATGAAACTAAGGATGTTACAAAAGAGGCTAAAGAACTAAGCAGTGGACAGATAATAAAAAGAATTAATGATAGAAATTTAAAAATAAATATTTCATTTAATAGAGTAGTTAAAAAAGGAACTATTCAAGCTGGTGAAAAGGGCATAAAAATAAAAACAATAGGGTTAGATGTAATAAGCATAAATAAGGAAGAGATAAATTTGAGAGCTGTAGAGCAAATAGTAGATAATGAGCAGCTAAATGCAATAGGTTCTATTATGAAATGGGCAGAGGATAATATTGTGGATAAAAATCTAAGTTTAGAAAAGTTTGTGGATAAAATAATTAATGAAATAGATAAAAATGGGTTATTGTTTATTGAAAGGGTGAAAGGCGGAAATGGAAGCTTAGCTATACCTAGAAAGCAAGAAATAATGGCAGCTTATAATAGATATAGAAAGCTAAAAATGTAA
- a CDS encoding hemerythrin family protein, giving the protein MYEMKEEYKIGVELIDKQHKKLFELADKAYMLLKDEFTIDKYDKIVEILQELKDYTVFHFKSEEEYMESINYKRMFTQKVEHDAFIKKLEAIDLKNVDENQDESLMEVLNFLNDWLTEHILKNDKLIGQ; this is encoded by the coding sequence ATGTATGAAATGAAAGAAGAGTACAAAATTGGGGTAGAACTAATTGATAAGCAACATAAGAAGCTGTTTGAATTAGCAGATAAAGCTTATATGTTACTAAAAGATGAGTTTACAATTGATAAGTATGACAAAATAGTAGAAATACTACAGGAACTAAAGGATTACACTGTTTTTCATTTTAAATCAGAAGAAGAATATATGGAAAGTATAAACTATAAGAGAATGTTCACTCAAAAGGTAGAACATGATGCATTTATTAAAAAACTTGAAGCAATTGATTTAAAAAATGTTGATGAAAATCAAGATGAGAGCTTAATGGAAGTGTTGAATTTTCTAAACGATTGGTTGACTGAACATATATTAAAAAATGACAAGCTTATAGGACAATAA
- a CDS encoding ECF transporter S component, with translation MNEKTSKMVKISLLAAIALILRYIEFPIIPPFPWLQFDLSDVPAMLGVFGFGPMAGIIIELLKNVVILAIKGTSTGFVGEVANFLFGVALILPAGLVYHKKKSKKNAILGMILGAVVMQIVGIIGNVYLLLPAYGMHVDNAYLMWYITAGLLPINAIKALITSILTYVLYKRISVSIFKAEANFGSIEETTKTI, from the coding sequence ATGAACGAAAAAACAAGTAAAATGGTGAAAATTTCTTTATTAGCAGCAATAGCACTTATACTTAGGTATATAGAATTTCCAATAATACCGCCATTTCCATGGTTACAATTTGACTTAAGCGATGTTCCAGCAATGCTGGGGGTATTTGGTTTTGGACCAATGGCAGGAATAATAATAGAGTTATTAAAAAATGTTGTAATATTAGCTATAAAAGGAACAAGTACAGGCTTCGTTGGAGAGGTTGCGAACTTTTTATTTGGAGTTGCATTAATCCTACCAGCTGGACTTGTGTACCATAAAAAGAAAAGCAAAAAAAATGCTATTCTTGGAATGATATTAGGAGCAGTTGTTATGCAGATAGTAGGAATTATAGGAAATGTATATCTATTATTACCTGCTTATGGAATGCATGTGGATAATGCTTATCTTATGTGGTATATTACTGCAGGATTATTACCAATTAATGCTATAAAGGCACTTATAACATCAATATTAACTTATGTATTATATAAAAGGATTTCGGTTTCAATCTTTAAAGCAGAAGCTAATTTTGGAAGTATAGAAGAAACAACAAAAACTATATAG
- the rd gene encoding rubredoxin gives MEKYICTVCGYIYDEALGDPDNGVAPGTKFEDIPDDWVCPLCGVPKSDFEKQ, from the coding sequence ATGGAAAAGTATATTTGTACAGTATGTGGTTATATTTATGATGAGGCATTAGGTGATCCAGATAATGGAGTTGCACCAGGAACAAAGTTTGAAGATATTCCTGATGATTGGGTATGTCCATTATGTGGAGTTCCAAAGTCAGATTTTGAAAAACAATAG